In one Musa acuminata AAA Group cultivar baxijiao chromosome BXJ2-5, Cavendish_Baxijiao_AAA, whole genome shotgun sequence genomic region, the following are encoded:
- the LOC135611724 gene encoding trans-resveratrol di-O-methyltransferase-like has protein sequence MGSFLEEFGAKELWQAHDRIFKHALSYIRSMCLKCAIELGIADIIHSHGKPMTLSQLETELRIPPARSACFRRLMRLLVHLEYFSQISESENEKTLFGLTAMSALIMKEKVEGLSPLFLFIMDQALLSPWQSVGRWLKGDEARTPFGVAHGKDIFDVTKQNPEFNSLLQAGMASDARLVVQVLTRECGDVFQGLRSLVDVGGGTGTMAMAIAEAYPQLKCTVFDLPHVVAPLVGNSKVEVVGGDMFETIPPADAVLLKWVLHDWSDAECVRILQRCKEAIPSKEEGGKVVIVEMVLNVDDSPPELAETQLLFDLYMMANTSGKQRSEAEWGKLFERAGFSDYTLKPFLDLRSVIEVYH, from the exons ATGGGGTCGTTCCTTGAAGAGTTTGGAGCGAAGGAGTTATGGCAGGCTCACGACCGTATATTTAAGCACGCGCTGAGCTATATCAGATCCATGTGCCTCAAATGTGCTATAGAGCTGGGCATAGCAGACATCATCCACAGCCATGGCAAACCCATGACTCTGTCCCAGCTGGAGACTGAGCTACGAATTCCCCCCGCAAGAAGCGCCTGCTTCCGGCGGCTCATGCGCCTGCTGGTCCACTTGGAATACTTTTCTCAGATCTCGGAATCCGAGAACGAGAAGACTTTGTTCGGCCTCACTGCAATGTCTGCCCTCATCATGAAGGAGAAGGTGGAGGGCCTTTCCCCGTTGTTTCTCTTTATAATGGACCAAGCATTGCTGTCTCCCTGGCAAAGTGTTGGCAGATGGCTTAAGGGGGACGAAGCCCGCACCCCTTTTGGGGTCGCACATGGAAAGGATATATTTGACGTCACCAAACAAAACCCAGAGTTCAACAGCTTGTTGCAAGCGGGAATGGCCAGCGACGCTCGGCTCGTGGTGCAAGTACTGACAAGGGAGTGCGGCGACGTCTTCCAGGGTCTGCGGTCGTTGGTGGACGTCGGAGGGGGGACGGGAACGATGGCCATGGCGATCGCCGAGGCCTATCCACAGCTCAAATGCACTGTGTTCGACCTCCCCCACGTGGTGGCTCCATTGGTAGGGAACAGCAAGGTGGAGGTGGTCGGAGGTGACATGTTCGAGACCATACCTCCGGCGGACGCGGTGCTGCTCAAG TGGGTGTTACATGACTGGAGCGATGCGGAATGTGTGAGGATTCTGCAGAGATGCAAGGAGGCAATTCCTTCAAAAGAGGAGGGAGGCAAAGTAGTCATCGTTGAGATGGTTCTCAATGTCGATGACTCTCCTCCTGAACTAGCAGAAACGCAGCTTCTCTTTGACTTGTACATGATGGCTAACACTTCGGGCAAGCAAAGGAGTGAGGCCGAGTGGGGTAAACTCTTCGAAAGAGCAGGCTTTTCGGACTATACCTTAAAACCCTTTCTGGACTTACGTTCCGTCATTGAAGTCTACCATTGA